ATATCCGCATACACCATGCGATGGCGCAGCACGCGCCCAGCCAGCTGAATAAAAGAACGATATGACGACGGCTCGACGACAGCCCAGTCAAAATCATGGTCCCGGCCAATTTCTTCTACAGGCGTTGCGACGACGATAAACAAGACGTTATCTTCCTCAACGCTATCTAAATGGCGGCGAATCACCGGGTCTCGTATATCTATCGGAACGGAGCTGTCGTACTTTCGTTTCAAGACGGCGTCTAAATATTTTTCCTGCTCATGGCGCATAATCAGAAGTTGCCGACTATGGTAGGTCATAATCCGAATAGCATATCCTTTCGGCAGCATGCATTCGCTGCTCAGCAAATACGAGCTGCACGCCACGCAGGGATTGATATTAGCCAGGCGGATAAGGCCAAAGGATACGCGTTTTTTCGTCCTTTTATCAATAATGTAATTATCATCATGCAGGGCAACTGCCGCCTTCTTGGCCGCCTCAAAAAATCGGGTAATCCGGCTTCCCCCTTCCGGAGCCTCTGGGATGTCAACGATTATGCCTTTTCGTTTGATGACTTGCTTTTCCAAATGCTGTACCCGTTTATCGACAAAAGCGCCATGCATTGCTTCATAAGCCTGAAAGTCACCCATAGCAATCCGGCCTGCTACGGTCTTAAACTCATCGCACAAGACGACGCCGCACTTCTTTGCTTCGGTAAAAAACTGATTATAGCAGGCTAAGCCGCGCATATACGCCCGGAACATACCCTGAGCCAAATCAGGCGGTATCGTCGCCGAAGATATGGCTACGCTCCGTCCCATCATTCCGGCTAAATGAACTAATCGTGAAATGGCAATTAAATCTTTTTTATCAAAATCATCAATTTCATCGATGACCAAGTCGGACGACATGAGGCGCAGCAACGGAAGCATATATTTTCCGCCGCGTATGGTCTCTGTCGCAGCCATCATATAATCTATCGTCGCAGTCAAGACGGGCTTATACAAAAAGGCCTTATACTTTTGCGGGTTATGCTGGAAAAATATGTCTAAAAACGCCGTCTGTTCTGCATTGCATGTATCTTCATAGTCCAATTCCTCCTGCAGCAGGGCTTCTGTTTCTCCTACAGATGACATATCCTCTTCAGCCATTTTATCTTGTTCATGGAGCGACTGGATGACGCTGGAGCCAATCATAACGGCTAATTCGCTTTTATCCAGCCCGATTCGGGTCCTATACTCGTCTCCCGTCTGCAGCGTAAGAGTCCGCAATCCAAGAGCCAAGACGTAGCGAAGAGATTTTCCATCTTCTGATACAGCATTCATGAGCTTAGCATTGGCAATCGTTTTCCCGCATCCCGTACTCGCCATATTTACGATGAAATAGGCCATCTTCCCTCGTTCTCTCTGCCGGAATTGCTTGATTTTTTCAACAGCTCCATCTTGCCAGCGGAAAGACCTGGGACTTTGCTTCTTCAGAAAGGCAATATCTTCTGCCTTTTCCATCCGGGCAGCAAAGTTCGGCAATTGATGAGCTATCTGCAAGGCCTGTTCCATAACGGAAACGACGTGCTCCTCCAAGGATTGTTTTAATCCTTTATTGCGATCCGTATTGGCCCATAACTCAACAGAGCTCCACGAATGCTTCTTTTTATACGTTGCTTTTCCTGTATCTTCACAAGGCAGTGAAGAAATGTAATGGTCAGAGAGCATCAGGCACAATCGGGCATAGGTGACTATGCTGCGAAAGGCCAGATCTCCCTCCCGAATCAGCGTACACAAAACACTTTCTTCGCGAAGCATCCTGGCAGCCCATTTTTTCAAAGCTTTTTGCCAAAGGAGCCCGTCATCCCACAACAATCCTTGCTGAAAGGAAAAGCACTGTTTTTCTCTTTTCCCTTCTTCTTCATCACTTTGCTGTCTGCTGTATCCCCAGGAAGCACGTATGCGCTCTATCATTTGCTGGAAGGAATACACGCCGTCGCTTTGGTACCCAGTTCTGTCATTCTCATCATCTATATATGGCAGCCGGTGATGAGATAGGATAATCCACGCCAGCATACTAGCAATAGGCGGCATAGAGCCTAACGTCTCCATATTCTTGCCTGCCAGCTCAGCCAATGCTTTCGTATTAATTGTTCCTTCTGCCAAGGCAGTCAACCATTTCTTATCGTCATCATATGCGTCCGTATACCGCACTAAGGCTTCCAGCAATTTGCAGGATACCCATTCATGGCGAAACGGATCGGCTTCCAGTTTTCCCTTTCCAGCTGTTTTTAACTTATGCTGAAACAAATCCGACGCCTTACCCCAGTCATGAAGCAGCGCTGCCAAGGCGGCAATCGCTTTAATCAGGGACAAATACTGCCAATCGTTTTCCCATTCACTGTGCACGATATTTTTTGACGTATAATGCACTGGCACAATTCCTTCTTCATTAAACTTGCTGCGCTTTCCTACGATCCATACCAGCTCGCTTCGGCTGCGAGAACGAATCCAATGACACGAAACAGCCGTACTCTTTGTCGCGCTGCGCCGCAACAGTGTCCTAACCGTCGCAAGCCCCTCTTCCGTAATGACCGTTTTCCAGGTATCCGTGCCGATTCGCAGGGCAAAGCTGTCTAAAATCCTTCTGACAACAGGAATGGATTTTCCTTCGCTTTTACTGACAAAAATTACCATCATACGACATCACCCCCACTGCGGGCAAACATTGTGCTGCACTCCTTGACCTGAGAAAACATAAAATCCAGCGCTTTGTGTTCTGTAAATTTCTGCAAGCAGACCTGCCTGAATTCCTGATCTGTCGTATTCCTTTCCGCACAAATAAAGGCCCAAGGCAGGACGATGGCATCCTTTATCAAATCGGCCACATCAAAAACCAGCGCGCCGCGCCGCGTTTTTCCATGCATGACAGCAAACCCATGAGGAATCCCCAATACCCATAAGGTACAGGCCGCCAGCCCATAGGCCAGATAATTGCCATGGTTCAAAAAGACATTTGCTTTGTCATCGCCTTGCTGCCGTCTTGTAAATTCTCCCCAGTCCGATTGTTTGGCCGCATACTTGTAAAGCTTTTTCGTAAATGCAGCTTCTTTCGTAAGCAGTTCCGTCACGTTTCCCGCCTTGGGAATCTCTTTTTCATAAGTCTTTAACGCTTGTTTTATTTCCAAATCGTCACAATCAAACAGTTCATCCTGCAGTTCCCTGTCCTTACCCCAAACAGTACGTAAAAACTGGCACCGTTCCTGTTGAAAGGCCTTAGCCGCCTCCAAGCGCTTCGCCTCGTCAAACCAAAAGGACAGCCATCCCTGCACATATACAGTCGGCCTGTATTCGCTCTGCGGATTCAGCCATTCTATTTCCGAACCGGCAAACAAAGGCGTACTGCCTCCTCCACAGAACCCAACCAGAACGCCGGCACTGGCCAATAACCGCATAGCCGCCTGCGTAATAGACGTACCTGTTCCCAATAAAATTACCGTCGTATTGGCAATCGGGATGTTCCAGTACAAATTTTCCTTTTCCGTCTCTGTCAAATAGACAATACGGCCGTTCTTCTGCATGACACGGCATTTCTCCAGATAGAAGACATTGGCTCGCTTGGAATGAAGAATCGTTTTTAAATCGGAAGACGTTAGGTTCTGTTTCATAGGGCATCTCATCCTTTGCAGAGATATTCTTTAAGGCAAGGTGTTGCTATTTTATTTATTAGTACTGTTATTCGTCAAGAAGCCTCTCAATTACGAAACATGTTGCGGGGCTTCTTGACTGGTCAAAATGCTTGCAGAATTCATATTGAATAAACCTAGTATTGTCAGTGTTTAAACATTTCAATCCGCACTCCCGTACGAGAAGTGACGAAACCTGACAGCAGTCGTCATGCACAGCGCGACATTTCAATCCGCACTCTCGCACGAGAAGTGACTGTAACGGCCAATCCGTTTGACAGCCCGCAGGAAATTTCAATCCGCACCCTCGCACGAGAAGTGACGGAACGTGGTATCCGCTTTCTGAAAGACGAAATCATTTCAATCCACACCCTCACACGAGAAGTGACACGACGGCGACCGCATTGCACAGATTAAACTTGTATTTCAATCCACACCCTCGCACGAGAAGTGACGTAAATGAGTTTAGATAGTCTGATGACGGGCTTCGATTTCAATCCACACCCTCGCACGAGAAGTGACTGCTACATTTAGTATACTACAAAAACAACCTCAGCAAATATAGGCATCAATAACTGTATTTAGTAATTTATACCACTTTTTTGCATCACCAAACAGCATCGTTCCATATATGTCAGTGCGGAACCAAAGGGAAAATGCCGCATACTTCTGGTTCGCACAAGCGGCCTTATGATGTTTTCCTCTATCCGTATGGCTATCTTTATTATACCAGATGAATCCTTTCTACCGTTCATCTCATTATGATCGACATTGTCCCACATCTCGCTAAATCCGACAGCATTTTATCCTCCCCCATTTCCCCGCGTCTCGGCCAGTTAGTGTAAAATAATTGTGGGAAAACTTTACTGCACAAAAGTGAAGAACATATAAAAAGAGAAGGAACTTCTTTGGTATAATGAAATCACCACAATCTCACGCAAAGGAGTCCTTCTCATGAACATTATACAACAGATTCTTTCTCTCAGTACAGACTTTTTCAACACAAATATGGAATCGTTAGTAACGGGCCAGGCGTCCCTGACCGACGTGACGCTGGCTGTACAAGAGTTTGTGCAGAACCTAGGGCGGGAGGTGTTGTCGGCAATGTTAGAACAGGCCGATGAAGCCATCTATGAAACGGTGAAGCCGCAACGTACCTATCAGATCAAAGAAACAGCCCGTTCGCGTACCTTGGTAACCACGTTTGGAGAAATCACCTTTCACCGCCGGTATTACCGACAGAAAGACACGGGCCGCTACACCTATCTGCTGGACGAATGGTGCCAGCTACCGGCGTACAGCCGGATCGAGGCTTCCTGTCAGGCCCGAATGGCAGAACATGCCAAGGATATGAGTTATGCGAAAGCAGCCCAAGTAGCCACTCCGGTCCCGGTAAGCAAACAGAGCGTGCGGAACGTCTTATGCCGGTTGGGGACGATCCCCAATACGGCGGCTCCCCTGCCGGAACGGAGGCCGAAGGTATCCGAACTGTTCATCGAAGCCGACGAAGACCATGTGGCTATGCAGCAGGGAAACAGCCGGCAGCTGCGGCTGGCCTATGTATATGAAGGGAAAGTAGCGGAGGGAAAAAAACGGAGAACACTGACAGCCAAACGGGTGTTTACGGGATATGGGATGCCTTGGAAGGAAATCAAGGAATATATCCAAACCGTATACGACAGTCCAGAGATTACGATTCTGGGAGACGGGGCGGCGTGGATACAGAGCGCGACGTCGTACCTGGAAAAGAGCCGCTGCGTCACGGACGGATTTCATGTTGTCAAATACTTGCGGCAGATAGCGGGGACGGAAACGATCCAACCTCTGTATGACGCCTTGCTGGCCAATGACCGGGAGCAATTCTGCCGGGAAGCTGAACAGAAGATACGGCACCGTCCGTATCGGAGAAAAGCGATTCGAAGAGGTCAGCAATATATCCTGAACCATTGGGAAGGGATTCGGGACTGGCTGCAGAACCGGGAGACATTCGCCAGCAGTACGGAAGGGCATGTCAGTCATATCCTGTCGGCCCGGCTGAGCTCACGTGGAATGGGCTGGAGCAAAGACGGGGCGGAACGGATTGCCCGATTGCGGACGCTGGCAGAAAACGGCGGCGACGTGTGGCGCTATGCCTTAGATTGCCTGACGAAGAAACACTCCGAATACATTAGATACTAAAAGGCCGGATTTACATGCCAAGATGTTTCTGTCAAATATATACCCACAACAACTTGACACTGTCCTCTCGGCCAAACGAATTTGACATTTTGTTCTTTCCGTGCTATAGTGCAAATTAAGTATTCGTATAGAGGAGGTATATTTCATGAAAGTTGTGTTATTAAACGGCAGCCGCCGTGAAGCGGGCTGCACGTATACAGCCTTATCCGTCGTCGCCGATGTCCTGAAGGAAAACGGCGTCGACGCAGAAATTATTCATGCCGTACCGACAGACGATGTCGTCAAAGCCGTTGCTGAAAAAGTTAAGGAAGCCGACGGATTAGTCGTCGGTTCGCCCGTGTATTGGGCTTCTCCGTCGGGAGAAATTATTTCCTTTATGGATAAGCTGGCCGGCGCGGCTGGTTCTGCTCTGATCCACAAACCGGCTGCCGCTGTCGCATCGGCTCGCCGGGCTGGCACGACAGCTACGCTGGACGTACTGAATAAGTACTTCGCCTATCATCAGATGCCTATCGTTTCGTCCAACTACTGGAACGTCGTCCACGGCAACACGCCTGACGAAGTGAAGCAGGATGCCGAAGGCATGCAGATCATGCGCGTCTTAGGCCGCAACATGGCTTGGCTCCTCAAATGCATCGAAGCCGGCAAAACCGCCGGCATTACAGCTCCTGAAACAGAAGCTAAGGTCATGACCAATTTCATTCGGTAAATTGCCCGCAAAAAAGACTGGCTTGCTCTGCGCAGGTCAGTCTTTTATCGTATAACCGATATGCATTTAGTCTCCTCTTACCCATTGACAGGCCTATTTACCATGCCGTACCATAAGCATATACTGTTTCGTTTTGTCATATCATGTCAAAGGAGGATGTATCATGGGATTTTTTAGTGAAATGCTGGGCAATGCGTCGGAAATAAACATTGATGAAATCCGCGAGGACTATGCCAAGTTTTTGGCGCCGGGCGAGCGCATTGAGCACGCCTACCGGCTGATTCGCGATTTGTTCATCTTTACGGATAAGCGGCTCATTCTTGTCGACGTGCAGGGATTGACCGGAAAAAAGACGGAATACCTCTCGATTCCCTATAAGAGTATTACTCACTTTAGTATCGAGACAGCCGGCCACTTCGATTTAGACGCCGAGCTGAAAATCTGGATTTCCGGCATGGGCACGGAGCCGTTGTGCAAGCGGTTCAACAAGAGCCTGAACATCTATGCGCTGCAACAACTGCTGGCGCAATACATTTTAATCTGATACGTGCAAAGAGGCCTGATCGCAGCAGGCCTCTGTTTCCTATGGGCGCATTTCAGCAATTTCCCGTATACACATGGGACAAATACGTTCCGGCAATATCCCTCAGGCGATATACGGTTTCTACCTTCGTCGGCCCCCGGTCGGTCATGCGGTACTGCGGGAAAAAGCGGGTAACGTGAAGGGGAATAGCCGCGTCCAGCGACGCAATCCACTTCGCTTCGGCTTCCATTTCGTCTTCGCCGTCGTTTTCACCGGGAACGATCAGCGTCGTCAGCTCAACGTGGTAGTCCCGGGCCGCTCTGGCGATAAACGCCTTGACCGTTTCCAGATTTCCGCCCAGCTTCTGGTAATACTCGTCGGTAAATCCCTTCAAGTCGATGTTCATAGCGTCTATATAGGGCAGCAGCTCTTCCAGTATGAGCAGTTCGGCAAAACCATTAGTCACCATGACGTTCTTCATGCCCCGCTCATGAACCAGCCGCGCCGTGTTGCGGACAAATTCATAGCCTACGAGAGGCTCGTTGTACGTAAAGGCGATACCCATATTTCCGTGGCTTCGGTACGCCTCGGCCAAGGCCGCCAGCTGTACCGGCGTAATCTCCCGCCAGGGAACGTCGGCCTGGCCGGCCATGGAGATTTCGTGGTTTTGGCAAAACGGGCAGGATAAATTGCAGCCGAAGGTGCCGACGGAAAGGATCATGCTGCCGGGATAAAACCGGCGCAAGGGCTTCTTCTCGATGGGATCCAGCATAAGAGACGTAATCTTGCCGTAATTGACGCTGACAATACGGTTTTGTTCTCTCTTCCGGGCCCGGCAGCGGCCGTACTGGCCTTCGGCCAACGTGCAGTGATGGGGACAGACGGGACAGCGAAGCAGGCCTTCTACCTGCGTTCTTTGGGACAGCGTAGTGTTCGTCATCAATAGTGTCTCACCACCTCAAACCGTTCCAGCTGTACGTCCTCGTCGGCGGCGATGCCGGCTTTGTGCTTGGCAATAGCTACCTGTTCCTGTACGGTATTAACGCCCTCCAGATTGGGCAGGAGCAATCCTCTCCGGCTGCCTCTGGTCACGATGACGCCGTACCGCCGTACGTCCAGTTCTTCTTCTGATGCGATGATTTCAGCTGGGCTAAGCACGTCGACGCTGTATTCCAGCCGCTCTAATTCATCTTCCCTTACAGCATGAAACCGCGGGTCCTTCGTCGACGCGCTGACGGCATTTTCGATGATTTCCTCAGCGATGCTGTTTCGTACCGGCCCAATCGTGCCGATACAGCCCCGCAGAGCACCTTCTTCCTTCAGGGAAACAAATACGCCGGCCCGGTTGGCATACATTTCGTCGGGAAGTCCGTCAGGCACGCTGATTTTTTTGCCCGTCCGGATGTACGTTTCTATGGTCTGCCGAGCCAAGCGCACGTACGCATCTTCCGCCTCTTTCCGCCGGGCAGCCTGCGCGCAGACTCGTTCTTCATACTGGCGCAGGAAATCGCGCTGCGGCGCAGCCCCTTCCGCTTCATATACGCAGACGCCATATCCCACGCCGAAAGGCCCTTCATAAGACAGGCTTTCGGCTTTGACAGCCAGACAATCTAAGGCGCCGGCCATGATGACAAAGGAACGCTGGCCGCATTCCGCTGCTTTGGCGCAAAAATCCTCAGACAAATCGAAAAGACGGCCAAAGTCGCCTGCCCCCATGATGTCCATGACTTTTTCGTCGTATACGGGCCCTTCTGCCTGAAAACCGTACGGGCCGTCGTCTTTGAGCTTATGGGATAAATCGCCGCTGGCGATGACCGCAATGCGCCGCTCTAATAGCTCCGCCGTTTTTTGAATGCACTGGCCCAGCTTATAGTGCTGGGAAAAAGGCAGGCCCGACAGACCGATGCGCACCGTTTGGTACCCTTCGTAATACTGATTCAGGAACCAAAGGGGAATCATCGTCCCGTGATCCAGACTGCTGTCCCGTTCGCCAAGGGTACCGGCCGAAACGCCGCAGCCTGCTGCTTTATGGGACAGCATATCGACAAATTCTGTATCATACTGCACCTTGATTTCTACCTGCGGTGCCCGGAAGGCCCCGAAATTCCCTTGAGCCCCGCGGCCCGGCGAAATATGAAAATAATCGGCATACATGACCGAATGAGGCGACAGGACGACGACCGTATCGGGCTTCCACGATGCCAGCCTCTTGGCCGCTTCATGATATGCCTGTATCGTCGCCTGAATGCCCCGTTCCTGTCCTCGCCCGACCTCTGGAATAATGAGGGGCGGATGGGGAACCATGATTGCACCTAACATTGCCATACTACATCCCTCCCTGCAACATGTACTCGTCACCATGTCTTGCCGTATACAATCGTCATATGCAGCAAGACTTTTTTTATTTTATTATAATCCACAACACGGGCAGCCTACAACTGCTGTCCGACTGCAGCGTAAAAAAGAGCCTGCGTTTCCACAAGCTCTCTCTGTCGGTTTTCTTATAAACCATTCGTATACACATCGTTAATGACTGCCTGCGCCCGTTCCGTTTCCTTCTTCCGAATCAGACGGTCCCTATCGCTGACAATAGCCAGCATCTCGTCGACGACCATTTCCAGACTCGGCTCGCTGACCCGATATAAATAACCAATCATCTGCATCGCCGTAAAATCCGTGTTCAGCGTATGATAGGCAATTTCCTGACAAAAGGGCTGGGGATATCCCTTGCTCAGCAGGAGCTCGTATAATTCATCAGTCTTCGTCGCCATGAGCCGCCACCACTTTCTCAAAACGGTATTTCTGCGACGCTGCGGGATACTTGTCATGATCTACTTCGCTCATAAACATGGCGTACGGCCGGGCGCATATCTTAAAGGGCGCATATAAGGCCTGATACACGACGAGCCGCTCGCCCGTCTCCGTATGTTGGGCAAAAGCCAGTACCTTGTACAAATATTCCGACGTGTCAGCCGGTACCCATTCCCTCTTGAAATGGCGCACGATGTCGCCGGCGCAGATATCCCGTACGGGCACATCCTCTTCCGGCGTCTCTGGCTCTGTCGCAACCTCTATGTAGTCGCCGCGGCGCAGAGAAACGGTTTTGCCTGAGGCAGTGACAATCGTCACGCCTTCGTCCCCCGCAGCGGCAATGTCAAAGACGTCACCAAAGGCATAGCCGGCATCTGTATCTATATGTTTCTGTATAATTTTAATCTTCCCCATAATCCATTCCTTTCAATGCAAATATAACAATCCGCTCCCGCTCGTTATTTCCTTCCAAGTCACGACAATCGATTTCATCGAATACCGTCAGTTCGTCAGAAGCCAGCAAATAGGCCATATACTCATCGGAGGGGTAATAGAAAAACAACAGTATGTCCCGCGGCGCGGCATAATACGACGCCAGAATGCGGCTCATGGCTTTCTGCAGTATTTGCAGGGAAAAGGGATTGAAAAAGTAAATGCGGTCTACTGTCTCCGGCACGGCAAAGTGCTCGGCATTAGCCAGCAAGAAGGATACTCGTCCCGAAGCAGTTCCTGACGTTAGGTTCTCTATCGCCTTTTCGTAAATCCGCTCGTCGTACTCAACGCCAACAGAGTGGCAGCGCGTCTGCCAAGACAGAAAGAAATCGACGCGCCCCTTGCCGCATCCGTAATCGAGAAGGGTATTGCCCTTGCGTATGTAACCGGCATTAGCCAGCCGCTCCAGCACCGAATAGGGCGTCGGCTCATAAGGGTAGCGGTACACGTCGGCGTGGGTATCGTCCCGCCCCGTCGTCTTAATCTGCAATATTTTATCCCATTCGCTATCGGTCATCGTCAAATCAATATCCCTTCCAAGTGGTCCAGTTCGTGCTGGCAAATCTGAGCCGGCAGGCCGCGCAGTTTCTGCCGCCGCTTCTTCCAGCTCATATCGTAAAATTCCACTTCGATATACTCATACCGCGTCGTCTTGCGGACGCCGTCCAACGACAGACACCCTTCTTCCGCCTCATAGGGTCCTTCCTTCTTCAGCACGACGGGATTAAACATGACGATATCAGCCGCGCCCATATGAACGACGATGACGGCTTTCCGCACGCCGATCAT
This region of Megasphaera stantonii genomic DNA includes:
- a CDS encoding DUF1653 domain-containing protein, which codes for MGKIKIIQKHIDTDAGYAFGDVFDIAAAGDEGVTIVTASGKTVSLRRGDYIEVATEPETPEEDVPVRDICAGDIVRHFKREWVPADTSEYLYKVLAFAQHTETGERLVVYQALYAPFKICARPYAMFMSEVDHDKYPAASQKYRFEKVVAAHGDED
- a CDS encoding methyltransferase domain-containing protein translates to MTDSEWDKILQIKTTGRDDTHADVYRYPYEPTPYSVLERLANAGYIRKGNTLLDYGCGKGRVDFFLSWQTRCHSVGVEYDERIYEKAIENLTSGTASGRVSFLLANAEHFAVPETVDRIYFFNPFSLQILQKAMSRILASYYAAPRDILLFFYYPSDEYMAYLLASDELTVFDEIDCRDLEGNNERERIVIFALKGMDYGED
- the amrA gene encoding AmmeMemoRadiSam system protein A, translated to MAMLGAIMVPHPPLIIPEVGRGQERGIQATIQAYHEAAKRLASWKPDTVVVLSPHSVMYADYFHISPGRGAQGNFGAFRAPQVEIKVQYDTEFVDMLSHKAAGCGVSAGTLGERDSSLDHGTMIPLWFLNQYYEGYQTVRIGLSGLPFSQHYKLGQCIQKTAELLERRIAVIASGDLSHKLKDDGPYGFQAEGPVYDEKVMDIMGAGDFGRLFDLSEDFCAKAAECGQRSFVIMAGALDCLAVKAESLSYEGPFGVGYGVCVYEAEGAAPQRDFLRQYEERVCAQAARRKEAEDAYVRLARQTIETYIRTGKKISVPDGLPDEMYANRAGVFVSLKEEGALRGCIGTIGPVRNSIAEEIIENAVSASTKDPRFHAVREDELERLEYSVDVLSPAEIIASEEELDVRRYGVIVTRGSRRGLLLPNLEGVNTVQEQVAIAKHKAGIAADEDVQLERFEVVRHY
- a CDS encoding flavodoxin family protein, with the protein product MKVVLLNGSRREAGCTYTALSVVADVLKENGVDAEIIHAVPTDDVVKAVAEKVKEADGLVVGSPVYWASPSGEIISFMDKLAGAAGSALIHKPAAAVASARRAGTTATLDVLNKYFAYHQMPIVSSNYWNVVHGNTPDEVKQDAEGMQIMRVLGRNMAWLLKCIEAGKTAGITAPETEAKVMTNFIR
- a CDS encoding ISLre2 family transposase; its protein translation is MESLVTGQASLTDVTLAVQEFVQNLGREVLSAMLEQADEAIYETVKPQRTYQIKETARSRTLVTTFGEITFHRRYYRQKDTGRYTYLLDEWCQLPAYSRIEASCQARMAEHAKDMSYAKAAQVATPVPVSKQSVRNVLCRLGTIPNTAAPLPERRPKVSELFIEADEDHVAMQQGNSRQLRLAYVYEGKVAEGKKRRTLTAKRVFTGYGMPWKEIKEYIQTVYDSPEITILGDGAAWIQSATSYLEKSRCVTDGFHVVKYLRQIAGTETIQPLYDALLANDREQFCREAEQKIRHRPYRRKAIRRGQQYILNHWEGIRDWLQNRETFASSTEGHVSHILSARLSSRGMGWSKDGAERIARLRTLAENGGDVWRYALDCLTKKHSEYIRY
- the amrS gene encoding AmmeMemoRadiSam system radical SAM enzyme produces the protein MTNTTLSQRTQVEGLLRCPVCPHHCTLAEGQYGRCRARKREQNRIVSVNYGKITSLMLDPIEKKPLRRFYPGSMILSVGTFGCNLSCPFCQNHEISMAGQADVPWREITPVQLAALAEAYRSHGNMGIAFTYNEPLVGYEFVRNTARLVHERGMKNVMVTNGFAELLILEELLPYIDAMNIDLKGFTDEYYQKLGGNLETVKAFIARAARDYHVELTTLIVPGENDGEDEMEAEAKWIASLDAAIPLHVTRFFPQYRMTDRGPTKVETVYRLRDIAGTYLSHVYTGNC
- the cas3f gene encoding type I-F CRISPR-associated helicase Cas3f, with amino-acid sequence MMVIFVSKSEGKSIPVVRRILDSFALRIGTDTWKTVITEEGLATVRTLLRRSATKSTAVSCHWIRSRSRSELVWIVGKRSKFNEEGIVPVHYTSKNIVHSEWENDWQYLSLIKAIAALAALLHDWGKASDLFQHKLKTAGKGKLEADPFRHEWVSCKLLEALVRYTDAYDDDKKWLTALAEGTINTKALAELAGKNMETLGSMPPIASMLAWIILSHHRLPYIDDENDRTGYQSDGVYSFQQMIERIRASWGYSRQQSDEEEGKREKQCFSFQQGLLWDDGLLWQKALKKWAARMLREESVLCTLIREGDLAFRSIVTYARLCLMLSDHYISSLPCEDTGKATYKKKHSWSSVELWANTDRNKGLKQSLEEHVVSVMEQALQIAHQLPNFAARMEKAEDIAFLKKQSPRSFRWQDGAVEKIKQFRQRERGKMAYFIVNMASTGCGKTIANAKLMNAVSEDGKSLRYVLALGLRTLTLQTGDEYRTRIGLDKSELAVMIGSSVIQSLHEQDKMAEEDMSSVGETEALLQEELDYEDTCNAEQTAFLDIFFQHNPQKYKAFLYKPVLTATIDYMMAATETIRGGKYMLPLLRLMSSDLVIDEIDDFDKKDLIAISRLVHLAGMMGRSVAISSATIPPDLAQGMFRAYMRGLACYNQFFTEAKKCGVVLCDEFKTVAGRIAMGDFQAYEAMHGAFVDKRVQHLEKQVIKRKGIIVDIPEAPEGGSRITRFFEAAKKAAVALHDDNYIIDKRTKKRVSFGLIRLANINPCVACSSYLLSSECMLPKGYAIRIMTYHSRQLLIMRHEQEKYLDAVLKRKYDSSVPIDIRDPVIRRHLDSVEEDNVLFIVVATPVEEIGRDHDFDWAVVEPSSYRSFIQLAGRVLRHRMVYADIIKPNIAVMQYNIKALQGKPQAFTKPGYEVKPYHLRSHDLHDIIDEGAFHKKIDAVLRIRKPVMNGTDKKDVSLLIDLEHMTMEDFNSAEPGPQGLSGWIDEYWWLTALPQTFNRFREGQADRKLIGVYRDGKIHFSMYEDGECIDCGDTLHIKQDTIEYGAERIWLPRTYEDALCRRIPEDDDLPEEELLETLSNKYGEITLPVDSGDETWFYDDQFGIFKKMR
- a CDS encoding PH domain-containing protein; the protein is MGFFSEMLGNASEINIDEIREDYAKFLAPGERIEHAYRLIRDLFIFTDKRLILVDVQGLTGKKTEYLSIPYKSITHFSIETAGHFDLDAELKIWISGMGTEPLCKRFNKSLNIYALQQLLAQYILI
- the cas1f gene encoding type I-F CRISPR-associated endonuclease Cas1f, with amino-acid sequence MKQNLTSSDLKTILHSKRANVFYLEKCRVMQKNGRIVYLTETEKENLYWNIPIANTTVILLGTGTSITQAAMRLLASAGVLVGFCGGGSTPLFAGSEIEWLNPQSEYRPTVYVQGWLSFWFDEAKRLEAAKAFQQERCQFLRTVWGKDRELQDELFDCDDLEIKQALKTYEKEIPKAGNVTELLTKEAAFTKKLYKYAAKQSDWGEFTRRQQGDDKANVFLNHGNYLAYGLAACTLWVLGIPHGFAVMHGKTRRGALVFDVADLIKDAIVLPWAFICAERNTTDQEFRQVCLQKFTEHKALDFMFSQVKECSTMFARSGGDVV
- a CDS encoding peptide deformylase; this translates as MIKPIVRDIFFLGQKAERAVKADMAVGRDLLDTLQANCDRCVGMAANMIGVRKAVIVVHMGAADIVMFNPVVLKKEGPYEAEEGCLSLDGVRKTTRYEYIEVEFYDMSWKKRRQKLRGLPAQICQHELDHLEGILI